A genomic stretch from Penicillium digitatum chromosome 4, complete sequence includes:
- a CDS encoding Cell wall protein PhiA, with protein sequence MQLKNLAIAASVSAVVSAAPSTQSKTFGVVAIHSGSGVQYSAFNAAESSIFAGLPNQGASCDRPEEQQATFYIYDGALYLYDHSATPQEIYVDRSGMGQGRIGYTTGAQPAPQNSERKGWTEKDGHLQFAGNDLIACPNSIGGAWSIWASAGVANPAGNADCVGIAARVVETTNPNGCSYTS encoded by the exons ATGCAGCTCAAGAACCTCGCCATTGCTGCCTCCGTCAGCGCCGTTGTCTCGGCCGCTCCTTCCACTCAGTCCAAGACCTTTGGTGTCGTGGCTATTCACTCTGGTAGTGGCGTACAGTACTCTGCCTTCAACGCCGCTGAGAGCAGCATCTTTGCTGGTCTGCCTAACCAGGGTGCCAGTTGTGATCGCCCCGAGGAGCAGCAGGCTACCTTCTACATCTATGACGGTGCTCTGTACCTCTATGACCACTCCGCCACTCCCCAGGAGATTTACGTTGATCGCTCTGGCATGG GTCAGGGTAGGATTGGTTACACCACTGGTGCTCAGCCCGCTCCTCAAAACTCTGAGCGCAAGGGCTGGACCGAGAAGGATGGCCACCTTCAGTTTGCAGGAAATGATCTGATTGCTTGCCCCAACAGCATTGGTGGTGCCTGGAGTATCTGGGCCTCTGCTGGCGTTGCCAACCCTGCCGGCAACGCCGACTGCGTGGGCATTGCCGCTCGTGTTGTTGAGACCACGAACCCCAATGGCTGCAGCTACACTTCTTAG